A region from the Aegilops tauschii subsp. strangulata cultivar AL8/78 chromosome 5, Aet v6.0, whole genome shotgun sequence genome encodes:
- the LOC141022778 gene encoding uncharacterized protein: protein MQKPTLVQLSVGKTQPVLLFQLSAVERCTVFDNFLADPRYTFAGFSIDGDKTRLERINLEVANIVDIQKEWRVPEATKELESLGDVSGMLIDDYYNNMKKKITDDEHRRWATLPLSMRHIEYATKDAYAAYEIWNRITLTQDGLRHAKLEKEEPPKKRARSSSGWGDAAW from the coding sequence ATGCAGAAACCTACCCTTGTCCAACTCTCCGTCGGCAAGACTCAACCGGTGCTACTCTTCCAACTGAGCGCTGTTGAAAGGTGCACCGTCTTCGACAACTTCCTTGCCGACCCCAGGTACACCTTTGCTGGCTTCTCCATCGACGGCGACAAAACCAGGCTAGAGCGCATCAATCTGGAGGTCGCCAACATCGTCGACATCCAGAAGGAGTGGAGGGTGCCTGAGGCAACCAAGGAGTTGGAATCCCTTGGAGACGTCTCCGGCATGCTCATCGACGACTACTATaacaacatgaagaagaagatcacCGATGACGAACACAGGCGCTGGGCCACCCTGCCTCTGTCCATGAGGCACATCGAGTATGCGACAAAGGACGCCTACGCAGCGTATGAGATATGGAACCGCATCACACTCACCCAGGACGGGCTTCGCCATGCAAAGTTGGAGAAGGAGGAGCCCCCCAAGAAGCGTGCCAGGAGCAGCTCGGGATGGGGAGACGCTGCCTGGTGA